The Streptomyces sp. NBC_00224 genome has a window encoding:
- the hemC gene encoding hydroxymethylbilane synthase: protein MSTAELIRIVSRDSPMALAQVERVRAELAALHPGVATEVVPVKTTGDKWMGDLSLVEGKGAFTKEVDAALLAGEADLAVHCVKDVPADRPLPAGTVFAAFLKRDDIRDALIHPGGLTLDELPAGTRIGTSSVRRIAQLAASHPQLRCVPMRGNANRRLEKLAAGDADALLLAVSGLERIGRTDVITEVLSAEVMCPPIGAGILALQCREGDRELIDLVSDLGDPDAHREATAERMFLHVLQGHCNSPIAGYARAARNGDLSLRACVFTPDGKTVLNAHEWAGPLDPATLGTSVAVTLLRQGARELIDSIAH from the coding sequence ATGTCTACTGCCGAGTTGATCCGGATCGTCTCGCGCGACTCGCCCATGGCGCTCGCGCAAGTGGAACGCGTACGCGCCGAACTCGCGGCCCTGCACCCCGGTGTCGCCACCGAGGTCGTCCCGGTCAAGACGACCGGCGACAAGTGGATGGGCGACCTCTCGCTGGTCGAGGGGAAGGGTGCGTTCACCAAGGAGGTGGACGCCGCGCTGCTCGCGGGCGAGGCCGACCTCGCCGTGCACTGCGTGAAGGACGTGCCCGCCGACCGCCCGCTGCCCGCCGGTACCGTCTTCGCCGCCTTCCTCAAACGCGACGACATCCGCGACGCCCTGATCCACCCCGGCGGTCTCACCCTCGACGAGCTGCCCGCCGGCACCCGCATCGGCACCTCCTCCGTCCGCCGCATCGCCCAACTGGCCGCCTCCCATCCGCAGCTGCGCTGCGTCCCGATGCGCGGCAACGCCAACCGCCGCCTGGAGAAGCTGGCCGCGGGCGACGCCGACGCACTGCTGCTCGCCGTCTCGGGCCTGGAGCGCATCGGCCGTACGGACGTGATCACCGAGGTGCTCTCCGCGGAGGTGATGTGTCCGCCCATCGGCGCGGGCATCCTGGCGCTGCAGTGCCGCGAGGGCGACCGCGAGCTGATCGACCTGGTGAGCGACCTGGGCGACCCCGACGCCCACCGCGAGGCGACGGCCGAGCGGATGTTCCTCCACGTCCTGCAAGGTCACTGCAACAGCCCGATCGCCGGGTACGCGAGGGCGGCCCGCAACGGCGATCTCTCGTTGCGGGCCTGTGTGTTCACCCCCGACGGAAAGACGGTCCTCAACGCACACGAGTGGGCGGGCCCGCTCGATCCGGCCACGCTCGGCACCTCGGTCGCGGTCACCCTGTTGCGGCAGGGAGCCCGCGAGCTGATCGACTCGATCGCCCACTGA
- a CDS encoding SPW repeat protein, which yields MADVSHRPGDISGHPDVSEMRDRYAAMMETRGVAAVEELVILAGIYAAISGWTVHFSGALPTLALTNLIVGIALAVVGLCMSIVPERSQDLNFVVLLLGAWLIVAPWVVARHPGTGAILSNVITGAAVCLFALVAGGMLMSRNRRAT from the coding sequence ATGGCCGACGTCTCTCACCGACCAGGTGACATATCCGGGCACCCCGACGTATCGGAGATGCGGGACAGGTACGCGGCGATGATGGAGACGCGAGGGGTCGCGGCGGTCGAGGAACTCGTGATCCTCGCCGGAATCTACGCGGCCATCTCCGGCTGGACCGTGCACTTCTCCGGCGCGCTACCGACGCTCGCCCTGACCAACCTGATCGTCGGCATCGCTCTCGCGGTGGTGGGCCTGTGCATGTCCATCGTCCCGGAGCGGTCGCAGGACCTGAACTTCGTGGTCCTGCTGTTGGGCGCCTGGCTGATCGTCGCTCCGTGGGTGGTCGCCCGCCACCCCGGTACCGGAGCAATCCTGAGCAACGTCATCACCGGCGCCGCGGTGTGTCTGTTCGCGCTGGTCGCGGGCGGCATGCTGATGAGCAGGAACAGAAGGGCGACCTGA
- a CDS encoding winged helix-turn-helix transcriptional regulator gives MTLPRDYTGQSCSLARSLEIVGERWTLLIVRDAFYGVRRFGDFAAHLGVPRAVLTDRLTTLTEADVLARVPGTGRREVYELTPKGVSLWPVVRALTSWGDEHYATGGPRRIFRHTADDAPIAADGRCTRCDAAVEVRDILVTPGPGLGPGGEDDDPVTVALSRPHRLLHPLRG, from the coding sequence GTGACCCTGCCCCGCGACTACACCGGCCAGTCCTGCTCCCTCGCCCGCTCGCTGGAGATCGTCGGCGAGCGCTGGACGCTGCTGATCGTGCGGGACGCGTTCTACGGGGTGCGCCGCTTCGGCGACTTCGCGGCGCACCTCGGGGTCCCCCGCGCCGTCCTCACCGACCGGCTCACCACCCTCACCGAGGCGGACGTCCTCGCAAGGGTGCCGGGCACCGGGCGGCGCGAGGTGTACGAGCTCACTCCCAAGGGTGTGTCGCTGTGGCCCGTGGTGCGGGCGCTCACCAGTTGGGGCGACGAGCACTACGCGACGGGCGGCCCGCGCCGGATCTTCCGGCACACCGCCGACGACGCGCCGATCGCCGCCGACGGGCGGTGCACGCGCTGCGACGCGGCCGTCGAGGTGCGGGACATCCTCGTCACGCCCGGCCCAGGGCTCGGCCCTGGCGGCGAGGACGACGACCCGGTGACGGTGGCCCTGAGCCGCCCGCACCGCCTGCTCCACCCACTGCGCGGCTGA
- a CDS encoding ketopantoate reductase family protein, with amino-acid sequence MKILVVGAGATGGYFGALLARAGRDVTFLVRPRRAAALRERGLRLTGAGEDEVLTPRLITADEITEPYDLVLLSVKSTALEQAVEDLAPAVGPDTAIVPLLNGIRHLDVLNARFGKEPVLGGVAKVITTLNDEGDIVRLAPLAVLALGEQAGGASARTEEIRAVLAGAGIDASVSPDILASMWHKWVFITTLSTVTCLLRGEVGDVNAVPGGSGIGPAVLAEGAAVSAAAGFPVPESEQALTASLVTQTPSTFASSMYRDVVSGFPTEVEHIFGDLTARARALSVPTPLLDLATLHLRVHQHRVGAKR; translated from the coding sequence ATGAAGATCCTGGTCGTCGGCGCAGGAGCCACCGGAGGCTACTTCGGCGCCCTGCTCGCCCGGGCCGGACGCGACGTCACGTTCCTGGTACGGCCACGCCGCGCCGCCGCCCTGCGCGAGCGGGGTCTGCGGCTGACCGGCGCGGGCGAGGACGAGGTGCTCACACCGCGTCTGATCACCGCCGACGAGATCACGGAACCGTACGACCTCGTCCTGCTGTCGGTGAAGTCCACCGCCCTGGAACAGGCCGTCGAGGACCTCGCCCCGGCGGTCGGCCCGGACACCGCGATCGTGCCGCTGCTCAACGGCATACGCCACCTCGACGTGCTCAACGCCCGCTTCGGCAAGGAGCCGGTCCTCGGCGGGGTGGCCAAGGTCATCACCACACTCAACGACGAGGGCGACATCGTCCGGCTGGCCCCGCTCGCGGTCCTCGCCCTCGGCGAGCAGGCCGGCGGCGCCTCGGCCCGTACCGAGGAGATCCGCGCCGTACTGGCCGGGGCGGGCATCGACGCGAGCGTGTCGCCCGACATCCTCGCCTCGATGTGGCACAAGTGGGTCTTCATCACGACCCTGTCCACCGTGACGTGTCTGCTGCGCGGCGAGGTCGGTGACGTCAACGCCGTTCCCGGCGGCTCCGGCATCGGCCCCGCCGTCCTCGCCGAGGGCGCCGCGGTGTCGGCCGCGGCGGGCTTCCCCGTTCCCGAGAGCGAACAGGCCCTCACCGCCTCCCTGGTCACCCAGACCCCCTCCACCTTCGCGTCCTCCATGTACCGCGACGTGGTGTCCGGCTTCCCCACCGAGGTGGAGCACATCTTCGGCGACCTGACCGCACGCGCCCGCGCCCTGTCCGTGCCGACGCCGCTGCTCGACCTGGCCACCCTGCACCTGCGGGTGCACCAGCACCGGGTGGGGGCGAAGCGGTAG
- a CDS encoding thioesterase II family protein, which yields MNSPWIKRYHPAPQAPTRLVFFPHAGGSATSFFAAAKALSPEVDVLAMQYPGRQDRLAEAPIEDMGTLVDRVTEELMPWTDRPLTLFGHSMGSSVAYEVALRLEEKGVRPLGLFASGRSAPSVPVSRRLHQADDDELVRHLMELSGTDAQLLAEEGLLRMVLPALRGDYRALETHVPEPGRSLACPVVALCGDADPVVDPDDVARWERHTSASFRMRVFTGGHFFLDAHLPAVAQEIRDHIEATTAR from the coding sequence GTGAACAGCCCCTGGATCAAGCGGTACCACCCCGCCCCGCAGGCCCCCACCCGCCTCGTCTTCTTCCCGCACGCGGGTGGCTCGGCCACGTCCTTCTTCGCCGCCGCCAAGGCGCTGTCGCCGGAGGTGGACGTGCTGGCGATGCAGTACCCCGGGCGGCAGGACCGGCTGGCCGAGGCCCCGATCGAGGACATGGGCACCCTCGTCGACCGCGTCACCGAGGAGCTGATGCCGTGGACCGACCGGCCGCTCACGCTCTTCGGCCACAGCATGGGCTCCTCCGTCGCGTACGAGGTCGCGCTGCGGCTGGAGGAGAAGGGTGTCCGGCCGCTCGGGCTGTTCGCGTCCGGCCGCTCGGCGCCCTCCGTCCCCGTCTCCCGCCGGCTCCACCAGGCGGACGACGACGAGCTGGTCCGCCATCTCATGGAGCTCTCCGGTACGGACGCCCAACTGCTCGCGGAGGAGGGTCTGTTGCGCATGGTGCTGCCCGCGCTGCGCGGCGACTACCGCGCCCTTGAGACGCACGTCCCCGAGCCGGGCCGGTCGCTGGCCTGTCCGGTCGTGGCCCTGTGCGGGGACGCCGACCCGGTGGTCGACCCCGACGACGTGGCCCGCTGGGAGCGGCACACCTCGGCGTCGTTCCGGATGCGGGTCTTCACCGGCGGCCACTTCTTCCTGGACGCCCATCTGCCCGCCGTGGCCCAGGAGATCCGGGACCACATCGAGGCGACGACGGCACGGTAA
- a CDS encoding 4'-phosphopantetheinyl transferase, with protein MLAGLLPAQVVVAELFADPPSVELFPQEAEVVAKAVDKRRREFATVRLCARTALAQLGHAPGPILPAREGPAWAQRAPRWPDGVVGSMTHCDGYRAAAVAPASAVASVGVDAEPNAPVPDGVREMVTRPEERLTLDRLAASHPAVAWDRLLFSAKESVFKAWFPLTGRWLDFGDCVITPDPERGTFTGALQVPGPVVDGVRVDVFRGRWRTVESENGGLVATGVVVGRQGAGG; from the coding sequence CTGCTCGCAGGGCTGCTCCCGGCACAGGTGGTGGTGGCGGAGCTGTTCGCCGACCCGCCGTCGGTCGAGCTGTTCCCGCAGGAGGCCGAGGTGGTGGCCAAGGCCGTCGACAAGCGCCGGCGCGAATTCGCCACCGTACGGCTGTGCGCGCGCACCGCGCTCGCCCAGCTCGGGCACGCGCCCGGCCCGATCCTGCCCGCGCGGGAGGGTCCGGCCTGGGCCCAGCGCGCCCCGCGCTGGCCGGACGGCGTCGTCGGCAGCATGACGCACTGCGACGGCTACCGCGCGGCGGCCGTCGCCCCCGCCTCGGCGGTCGCCTCGGTCGGCGTGGACGCCGAGCCCAACGCGCCGGTCCCCGACGGGGTACGGGAGATGGTCACCCGGCCCGAGGAGCGCCTCACCCTGGACCGGCTGGCCGCCTCGCATCCGGCCGTGGCCTGGGACCGTCTGTTGTTCAGCGCCAAGGAGAGCGTCTTCAAGGCGTGGTTCCCGCTGACCGGCCGCTGGCTGGACTTCGGTGACTGCGTGATCACCCCCGACCCCGAGCGCGGCACCTTCACCGGTGCGTTGCAGGTGCCGGGGCCGGTGGTCGACGGGGTCCGCGTCGACGTGTTCCGGGGGCGGTGGCGCACGGTGGAGTCGGAGAACGGCGGTCTGGTGGCCACCGGTGTGGTTGTGGGGCGGCAGGGCGCCGGGGGATGA
- a CDS encoding metallophosphoesterase, with translation MSLFAISDLHVGHTENRAIVDGLRPHSPEDWLIVAGDVGEKADDVLRALEHLAGRFATVVWAPGNHELWTPPADPVRLRGEARYEYLVERLRDLGVATPEDPYRQWPGPDGPVVVAPLFVLYDYTFRPEGAHTKEEALAVAHGTGVVCMDEYLLHPDPYPSRDAWCRARLAYTRSRLDAVDPALPTVLVNHFPLVRRPTDILRHPEFAQWCGTEATADWHVRYRAAAVVYGHLHIPRAIDVDGVPHLEVSLGYPREWGKRSAPPQGLCRILPGPASVPRW, from the coding sequence ATGAGTCTCTTTGCCATCAGCGACCTGCATGTCGGCCATACGGAGAACCGCGCGATCGTCGACGGGCTGCGGCCCCACTCGCCCGAGGACTGGCTGATCGTCGCCGGGGACGTGGGGGAGAAGGCGGACGACGTGCTCCGGGCGCTGGAGCACCTCGCGGGCCGGTTCGCCACCGTCGTCTGGGCGCCCGGCAACCACGAGCTGTGGACGCCGCCCGCCGATCCCGTGCGGCTGCGCGGCGAGGCCCGCTACGAGTATCTGGTCGAGCGCCTGCGCGACCTCGGGGTGGCGACGCCGGAGGACCCCTACCGCCAGTGGCCGGGCCCGGACGGGCCGGTCGTCGTCGCGCCCCTGTTCGTGCTGTACGACTACACGTTCCGCCCCGAGGGCGCGCACACCAAGGAAGAGGCGCTGGCCGTCGCCCACGGCACCGGTGTGGTGTGCATGGACGAGTACCTGCTGCACCCCGACCCCTACCCCAGCCGCGACGCGTGGTGCCGGGCGCGGCTCGCGTACACCCGCTCGCGGCTGGACGCCGTCGACCCGGCGCTGCCGACCGTGCTGGTCAACCACTTCCCGCTGGTGCGCCGGCCCACCGACATTCTGCGCCACCCGGAGTTCGCCCAGTGGTGCGGCACCGAGGCCACCGCCGACTGGCACGTGCGCTACCGGGCCGCCGCGGTCGTCTACGGGCATCTGCACATCCCGCGCGCCATCGACGTCGACGGGGTGCCGCACCTGGAGGTGTCGCTCGGCTATCCCCGGGAGTGGGGCAAGCGGTCGGCGCCGCCGCAGGGGCTCTGCCGCATCCTGCCCGGACCGGCCTCGGTGCCCCGATGGTGA
- a CDS encoding BTAD domain-containing putative transcriptional regulator, whose protein sequence is MSTAQLEDHKRESTGAEGEPARSAHLPGPAGAAGGEPRTGTLGAAAGRRLTMAHQLLGEPARALEVHRRTELTGAATPDEITALAWAAAAYCAHGELRQAQASVRRAVRGLTHCGDPGAQAVAHAVAAVVAACDGRGAVAEHHRELAGEAACEAGDPALVLLVRTCAAQERIEQGEARRVLAGLDTALTALGPDGDRAETPELLLAAGCLRGSAHLAVGELDYAAAEFGRALAGYQRLGEATGHAALGARALLGLGDVHRERGALGPARAAYQEAVVRSEQCGDRQVLAAALTGLALARGAEEPCAAALLARRAVGQCAGRTRIRALVAAGWVALADERPEIAAEAARQAAGEPGAQACRPVFAELLELEAMCTREPRVRERLLEDAQAMWTAARRPVAVARVAAARALLSGAGGPDLREAVGALRQLGVRERAADAAGLLNRATAPLRPSAAVRVLGGFQVLRDGNPVGPEEWQSKKARDLLKLLVARRGLATPREVVVEALWPEEDPARCANRLSVALSILRMVLDPERRLAQDHFIAADKHVIGIARLRVDVRDFLAAARHALALADRSGGHAYAALADAEGLYRGDVLEDEPYAEWAVALREEAQAVHSELLARLATAAAERGDHHAEVHFRLRLLERDPYDEETHLALIALLAAAGRHGEARRRHVLYVGRMEEIDVEPSPFPRPDRRARGPARPAQRGRD, encoded by the coding sequence ATGAGTACGGCTCAACTGGAGGACCACAAGCGGGAGTCCACCGGGGCGGAGGGCGAGCCGGCCCGCTCCGCCCATCTGCCGGGTCCGGCCGGCGCGGCGGGCGGGGAGCCGCGCACCGGCACCCTGGGCGCGGCCGCGGGGCGGCGCCTGACGATGGCGCACCAACTGCTCGGGGAGCCCGCGCGGGCGCTGGAGGTCCACCGGCGCACGGAGCTCACCGGCGCCGCGACCCCGGACGAGATCACGGCCCTGGCGTGGGCCGCCGCCGCGTACTGCGCGCACGGTGAACTGCGCCAGGCGCAGGCGTCGGTGCGCCGCGCGGTCCGGGGGCTCACCCACTGCGGCGACCCGGGCGCGCAGGCGGTCGCCCACGCGGTGGCCGCCGTGGTGGCCGCCTGCGACGGACGGGGGGCGGTGGCCGAGCACCACCGCGAGCTGGCGGGGGAGGCGGCGTGCGAGGCGGGGGACCCCGCGCTCGTCCTGCTCGTGCGCACCTGCGCCGCGCAGGAGCGGATCGAGCAGGGCGAGGCCCGCCGCGTCCTCGCCGGGCTCGACACGGCGCTCACCGCGCTCGGCCCGGACGGCGACCGGGCCGAGACGCCGGAGCTCCTGCTGGCCGCCGGGTGTCTGCGCGGCTCCGCACATCTGGCCGTCGGTGAACTCGACTACGCGGCGGCCGAGTTCGGCCGTGCGCTGGCGGGCTACCAGCGCCTCGGCGAGGCCACCGGGCACGCGGCGCTCGGCGCCCGGGCGCTGCTCGGGCTCGGCGACGTCCACCGCGAGCGCGGGGCGCTCGGCCCCGCGCGGGCCGCCTACCAGGAGGCGGTCGTGCGCAGCGAGCAGTGCGGCGACCGCCAGGTCCTCGCGGCGGCACTCACCGGGCTGGCCCTGGCGCGCGGCGCCGAGGAGCCGTGCGCCGCCGCCCTGCTGGCCCGGCGCGCGGTCGGCCAGTGCGCGGGCCGGACCAGGATCCGCGCGCTGGTCGCGGCGGGCTGGGTGGCGCTCGCCGACGAACGGCCGGAAATCGCGGCCGAGGCGGCCCGCCAGGCGGCGGGCGAACCCGGCGCCCAGGCCTGCCGCCCGGTCTTCGCGGAGCTCCTGGAGCTGGAGGCGATGTGCACCCGCGAACCCCGTGTACGGGAGCGGCTCCTGGAGGACGCCCAGGCGATGTGGACCGCCGCGCGCCGGCCCGTGGCGGTGGCCCGGGTGGCCGCCGCCCGCGCCCTGCTGTCCGGAGCCGGCGGCCCGGATCTGCGCGAAGCGGTCGGCGCGCTGCGGCAGTTGGGGGTGCGCGAGCGCGCGGCGGACGCGGCGGGGCTGCTCAACCGGGCGACCGCGCCGCTGCGGCCCTCGGCAGCCGTACGGGTCCTCGGCGGCTTCCAGGTCCTGCGCGACGGCAACCCGGTGGGACCTGAGGAGTGGCAGTCGAAGAAGGCCCGCGACCTGCTCAAACTCCTGGTCGCCCGGCGCGGGCTGGCCACGCCGAGGGAGGTCGTGGTGGAGGCGCTGTGGCCCGAGGAGGACCCGGCCCGGTGCGCCAACCGGCTCTCGGTGGCGCTGTCGATCCTGCGTATGGTGCTCGACCCGGAACGCCGCCTCGCGCAGGACCACTTCATCGCGGCGGACAAGCACGTCATCGGTATCGCCCGGCTCCGCGTCGACGTCCGGGACTTCCTGGCCGCCGCCCGCCACGCCCTCGCGCTCGCCGACCGCTCCGGCGGCCACGCCTACGCCGCGCTGGCGGACGCCGAAGGGCTCTACCGGGGCGACGTGCTGGAGGACGAGCCGTACGCGGAGTGGGCGGTCGCCCTGCGCGAGGAGGCCCAGGCCGTCCACTCGGAGCTGCTGGCCCGGCTCGCCACGGCGGCGGCCGAGCGGGGGGACCACCACGCCGAGGTCCACTTCCGGCTGCGCCTGCTGGAGCGCGACCCGTACGACGAGGAGACCCATCTCGCCCTGATCGCCCTGCTCGCGGCGGCGGGCCGGCACGGCGAGGCCCGGCGCCGCCATGTGCTCTATGTCGGGCGGATGGAGGAGATCGACGTGGAGCCCTCCCCGTTCCCGCGCCCGGACCGGCGCGCCCGGGGCCCCGCCCGCCCGGCTCAGCGCGGCCGGGACTGA
- a CDS encoding histidine kinase — protein MAEPEGRPMRVLAICGGLALLYGVPNGVRISTAQTLPWTMACILPCYVAGLSLSWHTPQHPVARRLLAAGSFAAIGMAVRFTLGRPPATGWHADAPRAWAFLGVARTFDVLAAITICRLVALLPDGRVRHGYERVVLRALWLLVPYPVLLMALPISDRTLPWLLVLPESWAPGLGAGLLLIRSLLDAREQRAGRAERADRVWVIALIALLVFGGRGSARLFRLWLAGKGLDYFIGSALGALPYITISAGLVFAAFRHRLPGMDFAIRRSLVYGVLWTIIGAWYLGMTTALGLTAGQYLPIGLAVLVAVTATMLFQPVHRQLNRLAARRVFGARPSNFELLVQCGTTLEHAYDLERLGPQLAVTLREGLDLRWVRVRLGPAGTARAPFGSGSAGAEADTGQSPWGEVRLRYGEEVLGSIEYGPKEEGRFTPEDQDLIETLARQAALAVHNALLTAELSTRVDEVQRQACELNASRTRIVQAQDTERRRIERQLHDGIQQELVALVAKLALARNQLCRNGDTVHTTLTELQDDACRVIDELREVAHGIHPPVLTDQGLAAAVMSKARRLPIPVVVEVDPSVSSARFAPEIEEAAFFLVSEALTNVLKHARADGVTIRIARADGSLFLDVSDDGVGLPTASRLGSGLTGMRDRIEAVGGRLSISGRPGGGTTLCAQLTERSRETAHA, from the coding sequence ATGGCGGAGCCTGAGGGACGGCCGATGCGCGTTCTCGCGATCTGCGGCGGATTGGCATTGCTCTACGGGGTGCCCAATGGTGTACGGATCTCGACGGCCCAGACGCTTCCGTGGACCATGGCCTGCATCCTGCCCTGCTATGTGGCCGGGCTCTCGCTGTCCTGGCACACCCCGCAGCACCCGGTCGCCCGACGGCTGCTGGCGGCGGGGTCGTTCGCCGCGATCGGCATGGCCGTACGGTTCACGCTCGGAAGGCCCCCGGCGACCGGATGGCACGCCGACGCACCCCGCGCATGGGCGTTCCTGGGCGTGGCCCGGACCTTCGACGTCCTCGCCGCGATCACGATCTGCCGACTGGTGGCGCTCCTCCCCGACGGGCGCGTGCGCCACGGCTACGAGCGGGTCGTGCTGCGGGCGCTCTGGCTGCTCGTGCCCTATCCCGTACTGCTGATGGCGCTGCCCATCTCGGACCGGACACTGCCGTGGCTGCTCGTCCTGCCGGAATCGTGGGCGCCGGGGCTCGGCGCCGGGCTGCTCCTGATCCGCTCGCTCCTCGACGCGCGCGAGCAGCGGGCCGGGCGCGCGGAGCGGGCGGACCGGGTGTGGGTGATCGCCCTGATCGCCCTCCTGGTGTTCGGCGGACGCGGCTCGGCCCGGCTGTTCCGGCTGTGGCTGGCCGGCAAGGGCCTCGACTACTTCATCGGCTCCGCGCTCGGGGCGCTGCCGTACATCACGATCTCGGCCGGTCTGGTGTTCGCCGCGTTCCGCCACCGGCTGCCCGGCATGGACTTCGCGATCCGGCGCTCGCTGGTCTACGGCGTGCTGTGGACCATCATCGGGGCCTGGTACCTGGGCATGACCACGGCGCTCGGGCTGACCGCCGGCCAGTATCTGCCGATCGGTCTCGCCGTCCTGGTGGCGGTGACCGCGACCATGCTGTTCCAGCCGGTACACCGCCAGCTCAACCGGCTCGCCGCACGGCGCGTGTTCGGGGCCCGGCCGTCCAACTTCGAGCTCCTGGTGCAGTGCGGCACCACTCTGGAGCACGCCTACGACCTCGAACGGCTCGGCCCGCAGCTGGCCGTCACCCTGCGCGAGGGGCTCGATCTGCGCTGGGTGCGCGTACGCCTCGGACCCGCCGGCACGGCGCGGGCGCCGTTCGGCTCCGGGTCCGCCGGGGCGGAGGCGGACACCGGCCAAAGCCCGTGGGGCGAGGTGCGGCTGCGGTACGGGGAGGAGGTGCTCGGCTCCATCGAGTACGGGCCCAAGGAGGAGGGCCGGTTCACCCCCGAGGACCAGGACCTGATCGAGACGCTGGCCCGGCAGGCCGCGCTCGCCGTCCACAACGCGCTCCTCACCGCGGAGCTGTCCACCCGGGTCGACGAGGTGCAGCGGCAGGCGTGCGAGCTCAACGCGTCGCGCACCCGGATCGTGCAGGCCCAGGACACCGAACGGCGGCGCATCGAGCGGCAGTTGCACGACGGGATCCAGCAGGAGCTGGTCGCCCTGGTGGCCAAACTGGCGCTCGCCCGCAACCAGCTCTGCCGCAACGGCGACACCGTGCACACCACGCTCACCGAGCTCCAGGACGACGCCTGCCGGGTCATCGACGAACTGCGCGAGGTCGCCCACGGCATCCACCCGCCCGTCCTCACCGACCAGGGGCTCGCGGCCGCCGTGATGTCCAAGGCCCGCCGGCTGCCCATTCCCGTCGTCGTCGAGGTCGACCCCTCGGTGTCCTCCGCGCGGTTCGCGCCGGAGATCGAGGAGGCAGCCTTCTTCCTGGTCTCCGAGGCGCTGACCAATGTGCTCAAGCATGCCCGGGCCGACGGGGTGACCATTCGGATCGCCCGCGCCGACGGCTCGCTCTTCCTCGACGTCAGCGACGACGGCGTGGGCCTGCCCACGGCCTCCCGGCTGGGCTCGGGGCTGACCGGGATGCGCGACCGGATCGAGGCGGTCGGCGGCCGGCTGTCCATCTCCGGCCGGCCCGGCGGCGGCACCACGCTCTGTGCCCAGCTCACCGAACGCTCAAGAGAGACGGCCCATGCCTGA
- a CDS encoding response regulator, which produces MPDAPDRMRIVIAEDHYLVREGTRRLLEDTGEVDVIAAVGTAEELLDAVDRFRPDAVIADIRMPPNHHTEGITAAHTIRAAHPGIGVVVLSQHANEQYAFALFQQGTNGLAYLLKERIGELEELLRALREVSAGRSVIDPRIVEVLVGSHIRTVDAPLAQLTRRELDVLRQMAQGKNNRNIAESLSLSESTIEKHVNSTFAKLGLVEESQLHRRVTAVLTYLRYGPTGPPDL; this is translated from the coding sequence ATGCCTGACGCCCCGGACCGGATGCGCATCGTGATCGCGGAGGACCACTATCTCGTACGGGAGGGAACACGACGGCTCCTGGAGGACACCGGCGAGGTCGACGTGATCGCGGCGGTGGGCACGGCGGAGGAGCTCCTGGACGCCGTCGACCGGTTCCGCCCGGACGCGGTGATCGCGGACATCAGGATGCCGCCGAACCACCACACCGAGGGCATCACCGCCGCGCACACCATCCGGGCCGCGCATCCGGGCATAGGTGTGGTGGTGCTGTCCCAGCACGCCAACGAGCAGTACGCCTTCGCCCTGTTCCAGCAGGGCACCAACGGCCTGGCCTATCTGCTCAAGGAGCGCATCGGCGAGCTGGAGGAGCTGCTCCGCGCCCTGCGCGAGGTGTCGGCCGGGCGGTCGGTGATCGATCCGCGCATCGTGGAGGTGCTGGTCGGCAGCCACATCCGTACCGTCGACGCACCCCTGGCCCAGCTCACCCGCCGGGAGCTGGACGTGCTGCGGCAGATGGCCCAGGGCAAGAACAACCGGAACATCGCCGAGTCGCTCTCGCTCTCCGAGTCGACCATCGAGAAGCACGTCAACTCGACCTTCGCCAAGCTCGGCCTGGTCGAGGAGTCCCAGCTGCACCGAAGGGTCACGGCGGTGCTCACCTATCTGCGGTACGGGCCAACAGGGCCGCCTGACCTGTGA